One segment of Brassica napus cultivar Da-Ae chromosome C3, Da-Ae, whole genome shotgun sequence DNA contains the following:
- the LOC125584393 gene encoding uncharacterized protein LOC125584393 has protein sequence MLMSTVKVLFPYRLDATAKEEFFDWITHSVKFPDGYASSLRNCVDKSEGKFTGLKSHDCHVMMQRLLPFAFSALLPRNVHEAIAGISAFFRDLCSRSLTSDGIRNLEVKIPVILCNLEKIFPPSFFDVMEHLAIHLAREAALGGPVQYRWMYLYERFMFHLKKKVKNLSKVEGSIVSQCINEETSNFAEYYFPSEVRTKSRRPARHDDRGERATYYVYVPNMFTQIGRHSGKSTDRILTVAEHAHLHTYLLTNCEDILEYESIYLAEMRLKYPDATEEQLEQLKQNNFATWLSDYVSHCLATGHPPKDWLREIVCGPKFVAKSYPRYCTRGYAFRVLKENTVRRTVDCGVSSSSGDDVYYGNVREILEIQYPGMIGMRCIVFNCEWYDNVVGRGVSTDAFGVTSVHSRRRLDFYDPFILASQADQVCYIRYPRIRQRNDPWIVVMSINPRSRVQGVFDPLQQQLTEEDGEIGEFDEDDSDSSCSSSDNSSDAE, from the exons GTGAAGggaagtttactggcttgaagagccatgattgtcatgtaatgatgcagcgcctccttccttTTGCGTTTTCCGCACTATTGCCACGAAATGTCCACGAAGCAATCGCAg GGATAAGTGCTTTCTTCCGTGATTTATGCTCGAGATCACTCACATCAGATGGTATTCGCAATTTGGAAGTTAAAATACCGGTGATCCTTTGCAACctcgagaagatatttcctccatcattttttgatgttatggagcatcttgctattcatcttgCGAGAGAAGCGGCACTCGGTGGTCCCGTGCAGTACAGGTGGATGTATTTGTACGAACGGTTTATGTttcatctgaagaagaaggtCAAGAATTTAAGCAAGGTGGAGGGATCAATAGTGTCTCAGTGCATCAATGAGGAAACCTCAAACTTTGCTGAATACTACTTTCCATCAGAAGTTCGAACAAAAAGTCGAAGACCTGcacggcatgatgatagaggtgAAAGGGCAACTTATTATGTTTATGTGCCAAACATGTTTACACAAATTGGACGACATAGTGGAAAGTCAACGGACCGGATACTTACAGTGGCTGAGCATGCTCATTTGCACACATATTTGCTTACAAACTGCGAAGACATTCTTGAATATGAGAG TATTTACTTGGCAGAGATGCGCTTAAAGTACCCGGATGCGACCGAAGAACAACTCGAACAACTCAAGCAAAACAACTTTGCAACATGGCTTTCTGATTAT gtAAGCCATTGTTTAGCTACTGGGCACCCACCTAAAGATTGGTTACGTGAGATAGTTTGTGGTCCAAAGTTTGTTgcgaagtcatatccgagatattgcactcgaggatatgcattcagaGTTCTTAAGGAAAATACTGTAAGGAGAACAGTTGATTGTGGGGTTTCTTCGTCATCCGGAGACGATGTGTACTACGGTAACGTACGCGAGATTTTGGAAATTCAGTACCCGGGAATGATTGGCATGAGATGTATTGTCTTCAACTGTGAGTGGTACGACAACGTTGTTGGTCGCGGAGTAAGCACTGACGCATTCGGTGTTACATCTGTACATTCGCGACGACGACTGGATTTTTACGATCCATTCATTCTTGCTTCACAAGCTGACCAG gtTTGCTATATTCGTTATCCGCGGATTAGGCAAAGGAACGATCCTTGGATCGTTGTCATGTCAATAAATCCCAGAAGCCGAGTACAAGGAGTATTTGATCCACTACAACAACAATTAACCGAAGAGGACGGCGAGATTGGAGAGTTTGACGAAGACGATTCAGAttcatcatgttcatcatcagatAATTCCTCAGATGCAGAGTAG
- the LOC125582952 gene encoding uncharacterized protein LOC125582952: MTVAELVRQPGRESLQRLAPNYLIVPNTTWFDLSGNGITNSLLRMEYTMLKRGYPTFYDMPDEDQELWFRQFAQEFTWESGITEQVKIVFRRKAASHYTKRINEWKQKFDVGEVPKHINPDVWWDLCAHWTKDETKSLSTINSQNRCSGRDGKGMFVHNLGATSLQTRALQLVSF; encoded by the exons ATGACTGTTGCGGAGTTAGTTAGGCAACCTGGCCGAGAATCGCTTCAGCGCCTTGCTCCAAATTATCTTATTGTCCCAAACACCACTTG GTTTGATTTGTCTGGCAATGGTATCACCAACAGCCTTCTTAGGATGGAGTACACGATGCTAAAGCGTGGTTATCCAACTTTCTATGACATGCCTGACGAAGATCAAGAACTTTGGTTTCGGCAATTTGCG CAAGAGTTCACTTGGGAATCAGGGATTACAGAACAAGTGAAAATTGTTTTCCGCCGCAAAGCAGCTTCGCACTACACCAAGCGGATCAATGAGTGGAAGCAAAAATTCGATGTTGGCGAGGTCCCGAAGCACATCAACCCAGACGTTTGGTGGGATTTGTGTGCTCATTGGACGAAAGATGAGACAAAGTCTTTGTCGACAATCAACTCGCAAAATCGGTGTAGCGGGCGTGACGGGAAAGGGATGTTTGTCCACAACTTAGGGGCAACAAGTTTACAGACCCGAGCACTTCAGCTAGTAAGTTTCTAA
- the LOC125584394 gene encoding uncharacterized protein LOC125584394: MKENGGVPVDDFTLMKNAYTNKKTGEIQDGLIKGVIQVVENRKVDLLATQASMCEEGDSASSNSLTVEQLNNLVLEAVPKKKGRYVGLARSTGGASSSSSAHYPLVDELMEQIKTKDTEIEFLKKDNAEIRVELQQNRTTMEENNVLTQTLLQKFRTRFGEDF, from the exons atGAAGGAAAATGGTGGAGTTCCCGTAGATGATTTTACCCTGATGAAGAACGcctataccaacaagaagactggGGAGATTCAGGATGGACTTATTAAGGGCGTAATCCAGGTCGTGGAAAATCGAAAAGTGGATCTCCTCGCGACTCAAGCTTCTATGTGTGAAGAAGGCGATTCTGCATCTTCCAACTCCTTAACCGTAGAGCAACTCAACAACCTTGTTCTCGAG GCtgttccaaagaaaaagggcCGTTATGTTGGATTGGCTCGTTCGACCGGaggggcttcttcttcttcttcagctcacTATCCACTCGTTGATGAGCTTATGGAGCAGATTAAGACCAAGGATACGGAGATTGAGTTTCTGAAGAAGGACAATGCTGAAATCCGGGTTGAGCTGCAGCAAAACCGAACGACTATGGAGGAAAACAATGTTCTCACCCAGACCTTGTTGCAGAAGTTTAGGACCCGATTCGGTGAAGACTTTtag
- the LOC106400381 gene encoding gamma-glutamyl peptidase 5-like yields the protein MVEQKRFALFLATSDSAFVKKTNGGYFNVFVSTFGEEGEQWDLFRVIDGEFPEEKDLDKYDGFVISGSLHDAFGEADWIVKLCSLCQKLDDMKKKILGICFGHQILCRIKGGKIGRASRGADMGLRSIRMAKDAVKPGGFFGEKTPNSLAIIKCHQDEVLELPESATLLAYSDKCNVEMASFGNHFLSIQGHPEYNKEILFEIIDRVVNMKLMEQDCADKAKETMKNREPDRKQWQTLCKSFLKGRSEQL from the exons ATGGTTGAACAAAAGAGATTCGCTCTATTTCTGGCTACGTCCGATTCAGCGTTCGTGAAGAAGACGAACGGAGGTTATTTTAATGTGTTTGTTTCCACATTCGGAGAAGAAGGAGAGCAATGGGATCTCTTCCGAGTGATCGACGGCGAGTTTCCGGAGGAGAAAGATCTTGATAAGTACGATGGATTCGTTATCAGTGGAAGCCTCCATGACGCTTTCGGTGAGGCCGATTGGATCGTTAAGCTTTGTTCCCTTTGTCAAAAACTTGAcgacatgaagaagaagattctcGGTATCTGCTTTGGCCATCAG ATACTATGTAGAATAAAAGGAGGGAAAATTGGAAGAGCAAGTAGAGGTGCAGACATGGGGCTAAGAAGCATAAGAATGGCTAAAGACGCAGTGAAACCAGGTGGTTTCTTCGGAGAGAAGACTCCGAATTCATTAGCCATTATAAAATGCCATCAAGACGAAGTTTTGGAGCTCCCTGAGTCAGCTACACTGCTTGCTTATTCAGACAAATGCAACGTCGAAATGGCCTCCTTTGGGAATCATTTCCTCAGCATCCAAGGCCATCCTGAGTACAACAAAGAGATTCTATTCGAGATCATTGACCGCGTAGTCAATATGAAGTTAATGGAG CAAGATTGTGCGGATAAGGCAAAGGAAACGATGAAAAACCGGGAACCAGATCGGAAACAATGGCAGACTCTCTGCAAAAGCTTTTTGAAAGGAAGATCCGAGcaactttaa